In one window of Holophagales bacterium DNA:
- a CDS encoding electron transfer flavoprotein subunit beta/FixA family protein has translation MNHVVCIAYVPDTETKIRIGADGKSIDEADVKWIVSPYDEYALEEAIKAREAKGGTVTVVTYGPARADVGLRECLARGADEAVRIASDGLGEADSLGVAQALAGAVRALPCDVLWLGNKGVGTDAQTLVPMLAELLDLPHANLVTKLEWKDGGVVAYREIEGAREVVEMPLPCVVGAQKGLNEPRYSSLKGIMAAKKKTIAVKKPGDVGVDPGATTGEKAAVRWTKLELPPARQAVKLIPADDPAKAADELVRLLRDEAKVL, from the coding sequence ATGAATCACGTCGTCTGCATCGCATACGTTCCGGACACCGAGACGAAGATCAGGATCGGCGCCGACGGCAAGTCCATCGACGAAGCCGACGTCAAGTGGATCGTCTCGCCCTACGACGAGTACGCCCTCGAGGAGGCCATCAAGGCCCGCGAGGCCAAGGGCGGCACGGTCACCGTCGTGACGTACGGGCCGGCGCGGGCCGACGTGGGGCTGCGCGAGTGCCTGGCGCGCGGGGCCGACGAGGCCGTCCGCATCGCCTCCGACGGGCTCGGCGAGGCCGACTCGCTCGGCGTGGCGCAGGCGCTCGCCGGGGCGGTCAGGGCGCTCCCGTGCGACGTCCTCTGGCTCGGCAACAAGGGAGTCGGGACCGACGCGCAGACGCTGGTGCCGATGCTCGCCGAGCTGCTCGACCTGCCGCACGCGAACCTCGTGACGAAGCTCGAGTGGAAGGACGGCGGCGTCGTCGCCTACCGCGAGATCGAGGGGGCGCGCGAGGTCGTCGAGATGCCGCTGCCGTGCGTCGTCGGGGCGCAGAAGGGGCTGAACGAGCCGCGCTACTCCTCGCTGAAGGGAATCATGGCGGCCAAGAAGAAGACGATCGCCGTGAAGAAGCCGGGTGACGTCGGCGTCGACCCGGGCGCGACGACGGGCGAGAAGGCCGCCGTCCGCTGGACGAAGCTGGAGCTGCCGCCCGCGCGGCAGGCCGTGAAGCTGATCCCGGCGGACGACCCGGCGAAGGCCGCCGACGAGCTGGTCCGCCTCCTCCGCGACGAGGCGAAGGTCCTCTAG